One Portunus trituberculatus isolate SZX2019 chromosome 42, ASM1759143v1, whole genome shotgun sequence DNA window includes the following coding sequences:
- the LOC123517497 gene encoding 1-acyl-sn-glycerol-3-phosphate acyltransferase epsilon-like isoform X3, which yields MATSVALEKLLRPLGVNLETVRTYALYALGSVMMVGVAPEYLGVWLVWRGMSLALPPWVYQWGDDKLYSLYQRLVLFFFETCTRVEVVMYGDADEALKKKESVLYLANHQSTVDWLVADMVALRGGSLGHLRYVMKDTLQLMPLYGHYFYAHGCIYVKRGNFNQRKMIASLDYLRNPNIPTWLIIFPEGTRYYPGTPKVIQSSEQFARDHNLQVLKHHLVPKVKGTWLVTKHLHDKFDALYDVSVFYEGTVDQSGVRGNAPQLIEFLLGKCKRVHIHIRRIPMTEVPQEEESLRVWLHGLYAEKDKLAENFFSKDATQRATVQKTLGGRVSHLGLWSTLSSFIFFTALSVPFLCTKMGHQLYLHLLMYGTMGSYAWLAIRSVC from the exons ATGGCGACGTCAGTGGCTCTGGAAAAATTGCTGAGGCCCCTTGGAGTAAATCTGGAAACTGTAAGGACCTATGCGCT GTATGCATTAGGATCTGTAATGATGGTGGGTGTGGCTCCAGAGTACCTTGGAGTCTGGTTAGTGTGGCGTGGGATGAGCCTCGCCCTTCCTCCTTGGGTGTACCAATGGGGTGATGATAAGCTCTACTCCCTCTACCAacgccttgttctcttcttctttgaaACTTGCACCAGAGTTGAG GTGGTGATGTATGGTGATGCTGATGAAGcactaaagaagaaggagagtgtACTGTACCTTGCTAACCACCAGTCAACAG TGGACTGGTTGGTAGCAGACATGGTAGCTCTGAGGGGTGGATCCCTGGGTCACTTGCGCTATGTAATGAAGGACACCTTGCAGCTCATGCCCCTCTATGGCCACTACTTTTATGCTCATGGCTGCATCTATGTCAAACGAGGAAACTTTAACCAGAGGAAGATGATTGCTTCTCTTGACTATCTCAGAAATCCTAATATACCG ACTTGGCTCATTATCTTCCCTGAAGGGACTCGATACTACCCTGGTACACCCAAGGTGATCCAGAGTTCTGAACAATTTGCCAGAGACCACAATCTCCAG GTACTTAAGCATCACCTAGTGCCAAAAGTGAAGGGAACTTGGTTAGTGACCAAGCATCTACATGACAAGTTTGATGCTCTGTATGATGTATCTGTATTTTATGAAGGAACCGTTGATCAGTCAGGAGTAAGAGGCAATGCACCACAACTTATAG AATTTCTGTTGGGAAAGTGTAAAAGGGTTCACATTCACATACGGCGCATCCCTATGACTGAAGTgccacaagaggaggaaagtctTAGAGTCTGGCTACATGGCTTGTATGCTGAAAAAGATAA ACTAGCAGAGAACTTCTTTTCCAAGGATGCAACACAGAGGGCTACTGTGCAGAAGACACTTGGAGGAAGAGTTTCCCATTTGGGGCTTTGGTctaccctttcttccttcatattttttacaGCCTTGTCAGTGCCCTTTTTGTGCACAAAGATGGGACATCAACTCTACCTTCATCTACTTATGTATGGCACAATGGGTTCCTATGCCTGGTTGGCCATACGCTCTGTTTGCTAG
- the LOC123517497 gene encoding 1-acyl-sn-glycerol-3-phosphate acyltransferase epsilon-like isoform X4 — MMVGVAPEYLGVWLVWRGMSLALPPWVYQWGDDKLYSLYQRLVLFFFETCTRVEVVMYGDADEALKKKESVLYLANHQSTVDWLVADMVALRGGSLGHLRYVMKDTLQLMPLYGHYFYAHGCIYVKRGNFNQRKMIASLDYLRNPNIPTWLIIFPEGTRYYPGTPKVIQSSEQFARDHNLQIECKRNTDTSDVGGRAGQGAAVQSLVLKHHLVPKVKGTWLVTKHLHDKFDALYDVSVFYEGTVDQSGVRGNAPQLIEFLLGKCKRVHIHIRRIPMTEVPQEEESLRVWLHGLYAEKDKLAENFFSKDATQRATVQKTLGGRVSHLGLWSTLSSFIFFTALSVPFLCTKMGHQLYLHLLMYGTMGSYAWLAIRSVC, encoded by the exons ATGATGGTGGGTGTGGCTCCAGAGTACCTTGGAGTCTGGTTAGTGTGGCGTGGGATGAGCCTCGCCCTTCCTCCTTGGGTGTACCAATGGGGTGATGATAAGCTCTACTCCCTCTACCAacgccttgttctcttcttctttgaaACTTGCACCAGAGTTGAG GTGGTGATGTATGGTGATGCTGATGAAGcactaaagaagaaggagagtgtACTGTACCTTGCTAACCACCAGTCAACAG TGGACTGGTTGGTAGCAGACATGGTAGCTCTGAGGGGTGGATCCCTGGGTCACTTGCGCTATGTAATGAAGGACACCTTGCAGCTCATGCCCCTCTATGGCCACTACTTTTATGCTCATGGCTGCATCTATGTCAAACGAGGAAACTTTAACCAGAGGAAGATGATTGCTTCTCTTGACTATCTCAGAAATCCTAATATACCG ACTTGGCTCATTATCTTCCCTGAAGGGACTCGATACTACCCTGGTACACCCAAGGTGATCCAGAGTTCTGAACAATTTGCCAGAGACCACAATCTCCAG ATTGAATGCAAGCGGAACACTGATACATCCGATGTGGGGGGAAGAGCGGGCCAGGGTGCTGCAGTTCAAAGTCTA GTACTTAAGCATCACCTAGTGCCAAAAGTGAAGGGAACTTGGTTAGTGACCAAGCATCTACATGACAAGTTTGATGCTCTGTATGATGTATCTGTATTTTATGAAGGAACCGTTGATCAGTCAGGAGTAAGAGGCAATGCACCACAACTTATAG AATTTCTGTTGGGAAAGTGTAAAAGGGTTCACATTCACATACGGCGCATCCCTATGACTGAAGTgccacaagaggaggaaagtctTAGAGTCTGGCTACATGGCTTGTATGCTGAAAAAGATAA ACTAGCAGAGAACTTCTTTTCCAAGGATGCAACACAGAGGGCTACTGTGCAGAAGACACTTGGAGGAAGAGTTTCCCATTTGGGGCTTTGGTctaccctttcttccttcatattttttacaGCCTTGTCAGTGCCCTTTTTGTGCACAAAGATGGGACATCAACTCTACCTTCATCTACTTATGTATGGCACAATGGGTTCCTATGCCTGGTTGGCCATACGCTCTGTTTGCTAG
- the LOC123517497 gene encoding 1-acyl-sn-glycerol-3-phosphate acyltransferase epsilon-like isoform X2 codes for MGVVGCVRYALGSVMMVGVAPEYLGVWLVWRGMSLALPPWVYQWGDDKLYSLYQRLVLFFFETCTRVEVVMYGDADEALKKKESVLYLANHQSTVDWLVADMVALRGGSLGHLRYVMKDTLQLMPLYGHYFYAHGCIYVKRGNFNQRKMIASLDYLRNPNIPTWLIIFPEGTRYYPGTPKVIQSSEQFARDHNLQIECKRNTDTSDVGGRAGQGAAVQSLVLKHHLVPKVKGTWLVTKHLHDKFDALYDVSVFYEGTVDQSGVRGNAPQLIEFLLGKCKRVHIHIRRIPMTEVPQEEESLRVWLHGLYAEKDKLAENFFSKDATQRATVQKTLGGRVSHLGLWSTLSSFIFFTALSVPFLCTKMGHQLYLHLLMYGTMGSYAWLAIRSVC; via the exons ATGGGAGTCGTTGGCTGTGTGAG GTATGCATTAGGATCTGTAATGATGGTGGGTGTGGCTCCAGAGTACCTTGGAGTCTGGTTAGTGTGGCGTGGGATGAGCCTCGCCCTTCCTCCTTGGGTGTACCAATGGGGTGATGATAAGCTCTACTCCCTCTACCAacgccttgttctcttcttctttgaaACTTGCACCAGAGTTGAG GTGGTGATGTATGGTGATGCTGATGAAGcactaaagaagaaggagagtgtACTGTACCTTGCTAACCACCAGTCAACAG TGGACTGGTTGGTAGCAGACATGGTAGCTCTGAGGGGTGGATCCCTGGGTCACTTGCGCTATGTAATGAAGGACACCTTGCAGCTCATGCCCCTCTATGGCCACTACTTTTATGCTCATGGCTGCATCTATGTCAAACGAGGAAACTTTAACCAGAGGAAGATGATTGCTTCTCTTGACTATCTCAGAAATCCTAATATACCG ACTTGGCTCATTATCTTCCCTGAAGGGACTCGATACTACCCTGGTACACCCAAGGTGATCCAGAGTTCTGAACAATTTGCCAGAGACCACAATCTCCAG ATTGAATGCAAGCGGAACACTGATACATCCGATGTGGGGGGAAGAGCGGGCCAGGGTGCTGCAGTTCAAAGTCTA GTACTTAAGCATCACCTAGTGCCAAAAGTGAAGGGAACTTGGTTAGTGACCAAGCATCTACATGACAAGTTTGATGCTCTGTATGATGTATCTGTATTTTATGAAGGAACCGTTGATCAGTCAGGAGTAAGAGGCAATGCACCACAACTTATAG AATTTCTGTTGGGAAAGTGTAAAAGGGTTCACATTCACATACGGCGCATCCCTATGACTGAAGTgccacaagaggaggaaagtctTAGAGTCTGGCTACATGGCTTGTATGCTGAAAAAGATAA ACTAGCAGAGAACTTCTTTTCCAAGGATGCAACACAGAGGGCTACTGTGCAGAAGACACTTGGAGGAAGAGTTTCCCATTTGGGGCTTTGGTctaccctttcttccttcatattttttacaGCCTTGTCAGTGCCCTTTTTGTGCACAAAGATGGGACATCAACTCTACCTTCATCTACTTATGTATGGCACAATGGGTTCCTATGCCTGGTTGGCCATACGCTCTGTTTGCTAG
- the LOC123517497 gene encoding 1-acyl-sn-glycerol-3-phosphate acyltransferase epsilon-like isoform X1: protein MATSVALEKLLRPLGVNLETVRTYALYALGSVMMVGVAPEYLGVWLVWRGMSLALPPWVYQWGDDKLYSLYQRLVLFFFETCTRVEVVMYGDADEALKKKESVLYLANHQSTVDWLVADMVALRGGSLGHLRYVMKDTLQLMPLYGHYFYAHGCIYVKRGNFNQRKMIASLDYLRNPNIPTWLIIFPEGTRYYPGTPKVIQSSEQFARDHNLQIECKRNTDTSDVGGRAGQGAAVQSLVLKHHLVPKVKGTWLVTKHLHDKFDALYDVSVFYEGTVDQSGVRGNAPQLIEFLLGKCKRVHIHIRRIPMTEVPQEEESLRVWLHGLYAEKDKLAENFFSKDATQRATVQKTLGGRVSHLGLWSTLSSFIFFTALSVPFLCTKMGHQLYLHLLMYGTMGSYAWLAIRSVC, encoded by the exons ATGGCGACGTCAGTGGCTCTGGAAAAATTGCTGAGGCCCCTTGGAGTAAATCTGGAAACTGTAAGGACCTATGCGCT GTATGCATTAGGATCTGTAATGATGGTGGGTGTGGCTCCAGAGTACCTTGGAGTCTGGTTAGTGTGGCGTGGGATGAGCCTCGCCCTTCCTCCTTGGGTGTACCAATGGGGTGATGATAAGCTCTACTCCCTCTACCAacgccttgttctcttcttctttgaaACTTGCACCAGAGTTGAG GTGGTGATGTATGGTGATGCTGATGAAGcactaaagaagaaggagagtgtACTGTACCTTGCTAACCACCAGTCAACAG TGGACTGGTTGGTAGCAGACATGGTAGCTCTGAGGGGTGGATCCCTGGGTCACTTGCGCTATGTAATGAAGGACACCTTGCAGCTCATGCCCCTCTATGGCCACTACTTTTATGCTCATGGCTGCATCTATGTCAAACGAGGAAACTTTAACCAGAGGAAGATGATTGCTTCTCTTGACTATCTCAGAAATCCTAATATACCG ACTTGGCTCATTATCTTCCCTGAAGGGACTCGATACTACCCTGGTACACCCAAGGTGATCCAGAGTTCTGAACAATTTGCCAGAGACCACAATCTCCAG ATTGAATGCAAGCGGAACACTGATACATCCGATGTGGGGGGAAGAGCGGGCCAGGGTGCTGCAGTTCAAAGTCTA GTACTTAAGCATCACCTAGTGCCAAAAGTGAAGGGAACTTGGTTAGTGACCAAGCATCTACATGACAAGTTTGATGCTCTGTATGATGTATCTGTATTTTATGAAGGAACCGTTGATCAGTCAGGAGTAAGAGGCAATGCACCACAACTTATAG AATTTCTGTTGGGAAAGTGTAAAAGGGTTCACATTCACATACGGCGCATCCCTATGACTGAAGTgccacaagaggaggaaagtctTAGAGTCTGGCTACATGGCTTGTATGCTGAAAAAGATAA ACTAGCAGAGAACTTCTTTTCCAAGGATGCAACACAGAGGGCTACTGTGCAGAAGACACTTGGAGGAAGAGTTTCCCATTTGGGGCTTTGGTctaccctttcttccttcatattttttacaGCCTTGTCAGTGCCCTTTTTGTGCACAAAGATGGGACATCAACTCTACCTTCATCTACTTATGTATGGCACAATGGGTTCCTATGCCTGGTTGGCCATACGCTCTGTTTGCTAG
- the LOC123517497 gene encoding 1-acyl-sn-glycerol-3-phosphate acyltransferase epsilon-like isoform X5 translates to MGVVGCVRYALGSVMMVGVAPEYLGVWLVWRGMSLALPPWVYQWGDDKLYSLYQRLVLFFFETCTRVEVVMYGDADEALKKKESVLYLANHQSTVDWLVADMVALRGGSLGHLRYVMKDTLQLMPLYGHYFYAHGCIYVKRGNFNQRKMIASLDYLRNPNIPTWLIIFPEGTRYYPGTPKVIQSSEQFARDHNLQVLKHHLVPKVKGTWLVTKHLHDKFDALYDVSVFYEGTVDQSGVRGNAPQLIEFLLGKCKRVHIHIRRIPMTEVPQEEESLRVWLHGLYAEKDKLAENFFSKDATQRATVQKTLGGRVSHLGLWSTLSSFIFFTALSVPFLCTKMGHQLYLHLLMYGTMGSYAWLAIRSVC, encoded by the exons ATGGGAGTCGTTGGCTGTGTGAG GTATGCATTAGGATCTGTAATGATGGTGGGTGTGGCTCCAGAGTACCTTGGAGTCTGGTTAGTGTGGCGTGGGATGAGCCTCGCCCTTCCTCCTTGGGTGTACCAATGGGGTGATGATAAGCTCTACTCCCTCTACCAacgccttgttctcttcttctttgaaACTTGCACCAGAGTTGAG GTGGTGATGTATGGTGATGCTGATGAAGcactaaagaagaaggagagtgtACTGTACCTTGCTAACCACCAGTCAACAG TGGACTGGTTGGTAGCAGACATGGTAGCTCTGAGGGGTGGATCCCTGGGTCACTTGCGCTATGTAATGAAGGACACCTTGCAGCTCATGCCCCTCTATGGCCACTACTTTTATGCTCATGGCTGCATCTATGTCAAACGAGGAAACTTTAACCAGAGGAAGATGATTGCTTCTCTTGACTATCTCAGAAATCCTAATATACCG ACTTGGCTCATTATCTTCCCTGAAGGGACTCGATACTACCCTGGTACACCCAAGGTGATCCAGAGTTCTGAACAATTTGCCAGAGACCACAATCTCCAG GTACTTAAGCATCACCTAGTGCCAAAAGTGAAGGGAACTTGGTTAGTGACCAAGCATCTACATGACAAGTTTGATGCTCTGTATGATGTATCTGTATTTTATGAAGGAACCGTTGATCAGTCAGGAGTAAGAGGCAATGCACCACAACTTATAG AATTTCTGTTGGGAAAGTGTAAAAGGGTTCACATTCACATACGGCGCATCCCTATGACTGAAGTgccacaagaggaggaaagtctTAGAGTCTGGCTACATGGCTTGTATGCTGAAAAAGATAA ACTAGCAGAGAACTTCTTTTCCAAGGATGCAACACAGAGGGCTACTGTGCAGAAGACACTTGGAGGAAGAGTTTCCCATTTGGGGCTTTGGTctaccctttcttccttcatattttttacaGCCTTGTCAGTGCCCTTTTTGTGCACAAAGATGGGACATCAACTCTACCTTCATCTACTTATGTATGGCACAATGGGTTCCTATGCCTGGTTGGCCATACGCTCTGTTTGCTAG